Part of the Pseudorasbora parva isolate DD20220531a chromosome 13, ASM2467924v1, whole genome shotgun sequence genome is shown below.
taaatggctagcCACCTGTCATTTAACAGCAGTGACAGAAATCATCTTttccaaaacatttaaatgtatttttccaaaaaagtgtCATTTACAAACActatttaatgagcttagatAACGTTGAATACtaatatttgaaattatttaaaacatgaaaagatACTTTAAAACCGTCAGTAGGCAGCAGCAACTCActgttaatgagtgagtcattgagattcaaccaattcattcaaacaacTAATTCATTCAGGAATTAATCAATTGGctatcttaaaggtgcactatgcaactttccgtccactagaggtcacctattcaaaacaaatgcgtagtttgatgacgcaaagtttgagcgcagcatcttgggacatgtggtcttcaccccacagccggtggaaaataggactcgggcagaaatcatgttcatgcatgtggttattaacgttagggtagtatgaagcagagcaggaccgagtgttgtgtagctgagcacggccgctggaggacacattcgccgggcgcctgcactgatccgctcttccagTAAAGTgagaaaagtcctcacatcccctgcacagcttggaacataacatttatttccatgatctgccgttttcgctatcctcgcgtgatgcttgtttacctgatgcactcccgatgattcggctgcGCAGTTCGGTCTGACAATGATCATTGGCGgggatgcaaatgttgggggcgtacatattaatgatcccagcgattgcgtcacagttggtgttatgttgagaatcgcTTGTTTTTCACAAAAgaaatttacatatgaaggaggaggcaatggtgtttgagactcacagtatgtgatgtccatgtactgaactcttattatttcactatggcaaggttaattaaatttttcattctagggcacctttaatctatcttagtcactgaatcattgatTCAACTGATTAGTTCAGaaagctgattcattcagtaagaAAACACTGCGTGTTGCTCAGAGACGCGATTACACTGCTGTGACTTTGTTTTGAACTATTCTCGTTGGCGAAATAGAGTAAACATGGGCAATATGGAGTCaaaaatgtaagtcacttaaTATGAAATACTTGTTTAGTAAActtgtataaaataaatatcacattTATGATATAAATATAGACTCACGCAGTGAAAGCGTGCACCCTTACTAATCTTCAAGACTACATCATGTAGTGTATGCGCACACACTCTGGGTGTGTGAGAAAGATATACTCGATAATGTCAGATCGCACATCGTTAAAACAATAATTACAATATTATCACAGATGATATATATCGCACACCCTATTCTCTACCTGTCTTTCACATTGTTGTTGGGTGACTTTTTGTTCTTTTCCTGGCACAAAAATGCAAGCAGCTTGGTTTTGTTTGATGGCTCATGACCTTCCAACCTTCTTTCAATGTATTTGAAGGCTGCTATTAAGTCATTGAGggtaaacataatttaattccACTATGTAATACCCTACAGAAAGCTTTCAACCTACTAGCTATGTTCTTCCTGAACAAATGGTGCCACTGAATAAAGTACACAGTTAGTTACAAACTAGCTAGTAGTTACTTAGCCTCTAGTGTTGACAGTATGCACTCTTATTTTAGTAAGAACTTACGAAAGGTTGGTAGAACCCTGGTCCATGTTTAGAGAGATACCTGGAGAGGCCTACAACCCACTTTGAAATTTAGTGATCTGGGAGAATCTTTGCCACCGGCCATTAAAATAAAGCCCAGCAGCAATGTGAAAGACTGGTAGAGAGCAGACTGACATGAATGAAAACTGTGATAGGAAATCAGAGTTATTGATTTCTGAACGCTTCCGAAGTTAAAAGTTCCAaagttttgatgtttttttctccagagctgagtatacagtgtgtgtgtgtgtgtgtgtgtgtgtgtgtgtgtatatatatatatatatatatatatatatatatatatatatatatatatatatatatatatatatatatatatatatatatatattacactgtATAATCAGCTTTTGACTTGACTTTTGTGTTCATACTGTGAATTGTGTCTCTGTTCTTAAACAGGTGCAAagatgagaaagaaaaaacCAGAGGCAATAGCATTGCTTCTCACTGGTATTGTGTGCCTGTTCATTATCATGAACAAAAACGACACTGAAGACGACGTGACATCCAAGAGCAAAGACACATATGAGATGCTCCGTCATGAAATCGAGTTGCCTATATTTGAAACTCTCAAGCCCTTGTCTTCACGCTGTCAACagaatatgtctttttataatgtGACTGGATTTTCTACTCTGCCACGTCATATCCAAGATTTCCTGCTTCACCGACATTGTAGAAATTTTCCCATAATGCTCGACGTGCCTAATAAGTGTGGCGGACCTCTAAATTCTGCAGATGTCTTCCTTCTGCTGGTCGTCAAGAGTTCTCCAGAAAACTACGATCGACGAGAAGTCCTGCGGAAAACATGGGCTAAGGAAAGACTGCACAAAGGTGTGTGGATCCGAAGACTCTTCATAGTCGGAACAACTGGAACTGGCTTCGAGAAGCGCAGGTTGAATAAGCTATTGAAGCTGGAGAACAATGAGAACAAGGACATTTTACAGTGGGACTTCAATGATTCCTTCTTCAACCTCACACTAAAGCAGATCCTTTTCTTAGAGTGGATGGAAAGATGGTGCCCTCACACTAGATTTCTCTTAAATGGGGACGATGACATCTTTGCCAATACGTTTAACATGGTTGAGTATCTTCAAGGTCAAAAGGACAATAATGGCAGTAAACACCTCTTTACTGGGCACCTCATCCAGAACGTAGGGCCTATTAGACACTCTTCAAGTAAATACTTTGTCCCGGTGCAGGTTCAGGAGTCTGAAAGCTATCCTCCGTACTGTGGTGGAGGAGGGTTTCTTCTCTCCGGCTTCACAGCCAGAACTATCTACAACATGTCTCACTCTATAATCGTACTGCCCATTGATGATGTTTACATGGGAATGTGTTTGGAAAAGGCTGGCCTCAAACCTACATCCCACTTTGGTATAAGAACTGCTGGTCTGCATGTCCCAGCTAACAACGTTGACAAATTTCACCCTTGCTTTTACAGAGAAATCATATTAGTCCACAGATTTCTGCCACACATGATTTTTGTAATGTGGAATGAAATACAAAACCCACATTTGCAATGTGGAAAGACAAATTCATCTCTTCAGGGAAGCCCATAAACAACTGAACAGGGTGTGAAACATAAGAGCTTGCTGGGATTTATGTGATCaagtttgtttttaatatatgtattaaCTTTTTTCTACATCATGTTATTTTTCAAGATCAAATGAAAAGCGTGGTTGATTCCTTTCTCAGCAAAAGTCATTGTAGTCTTTATTGTTTTTATGCTTGCTTTTAAAGGAAGTACATGtaatattgtggccaaaactggtacagCAACCACTTTGAAATGACTgcagagcggtgtatccccctccccccggatgctgaaacactactgactttgtgattggtagacaggtggagggcggagcttcaggccaaaacatcaacatcagttgagggctgcaacaacaacttttaaatgacaatatcctggccagactactgttgtcagtgatataagtatttgaatttAACATGATtacttaatgtctagtgacatatcagggacattttatgattaattgaaatacatttcttacatacagttcctttaaataatCAGAGTGCCCATAGAGATAGAAATCTATATCTTTCCCTTTTACattgaatttaattaattaattaattaattaagttAATCACGTGCAATATGAAGTGGCATTCACACAGTCTATGCATTAAATGATTACTGCAAAAGCAAATGAAGGTAATCTAAATGTTTAATTAAGTACAGGGCTGCACTGTAACAAAGTACAAATAGAGGACTTATTTTAATAGAGGgcttattattagttttgggaTGTTTCTGCTTTCTTTGAACAGTTATGTTTTCAATATATTGTGTTTTACTTTACGCTTAGAGGAGAAACTTAATATTGTTACAATACTATGACACGTTTCTCCTGATGCTTTTGTTACATTTGCGACCTCAAGCAACCAAGAAATGATAGCAGGAAATGTGATCTTTTCAGTTCTCTTGAATTGAAGTGGTTTGCAAATTCAGAAGGTTCATCTGAATTATTGATTCTTAAAAGCAAGATTGATTTTTAAACAGTGTCTGTTCAAGTAAGCTTCAATGTGTGTTTCAAACTACAAATAGGACATTATTTTGATAGGCTACATTTTGACATGCAATAAAGTTTGTTAATGTGAAACCTTTAGAAATGTTCGTATTAATAAAAGCAAATATCAAATTCAAAGGTAATATAGTTATAATATGCTGTACTATTTACATTTACTCATGGTTTCGTGTGGGTGTGGCTTTAGTCTTGTTCTCTTTGTTGTTTAATGTACAAGAGATCCACTGACATACTCACGAG
Proteins encoded:
- the LOC137038276 gene encoding N-acetyllactosaminide beta-1,3-N-acetylglucosaminyltransferase 3-like — its product is MRKKKPEAIALLLTGIVCLFIIMNKNDTEDDVTSKSKDTYEMLRHEIELPIFETLKPLSSRCQQNMSFYNVTGFSTLPRHIQDFLLHRHCRNFPIMLDVPNKCGGPLNSADVFLLLVVKSSPENYDRREVLRKTWAKERLHKGVWIRRLFIVGTTGTGFEKRRLNKLLKLENNENKDILQWDFNDSFFNLTLKQILFLEWMERWCPHTRFLLNGDDDIFANTFNMVEYLQGQKDNNGSKHLFTGHLIQNVGPIRHSSSKYFVPVQVQESESYPPYCGGGGFLLSGFTARTIYNMSHSIIVLPIDDVYMGMCLEKAGLKPTSHFGIRTAGLHVPANNVDKFHPCFYREIILVHRFLPHMIFVMWNEIQNPHLQCGKTNSSLQGSP